In the Tribolium castaneum strain GA2 chromosome 1, icTriCast1.1, whole genome shotgun sequence genome, one interval contains:
- the LOC655665 gene encoding U6 snRNA-associated Sm-like protein LSm2, which produces MLFYSFFKSLVGKDVVVELKNDLSICGTLHSVDQYLNIKLTDISVTDTEKYPHMLSVKNCFIRGSVVRYVQLPADEVDTQLLQDSARKEATAPTR; this is translated from the exons ATG CTGTTTTACTCGTTTTTCAAGTCCCTGGTCGGGAAGGACGTTGTGGTGGAACTGAAAAATGATCTAAG CATTTGTGGTACTCTACATTCAGTAGATCAgtatttaaacattaaattgacTGATATTAGTGTTACCGATACGGAAAAGTACCCTCATATG ctttctgtaaaaaactgttttatacgGGGTTCAGTTGTCCGTTATGTGCAACTACCAGCCGATGAGGTTGATACGCAACTTTTACAAGACTCTGCAAGGAAAGAGGCCACAGCTCCAACTAGATAA
- the ida gene encoding anaphase-promoting complex subunit 5: MERLKMPTNVESPPCKKSNVEVMTPHRLTVAILIRDYCLFRDSDRFSCEDDGVLKARYRRDFCVLILKLLQSPDLSLEELRNILVSTKYEVHQSVIEAFDETLASLYTNGTGTMLDIIDSFNRIMTFNENIAAGIEPNCFVSKSSIVGYYLRRLIVNFDKLTFSEVTSVYLTFKRYYEDWQKSLTTRDQIAIEVNKVICPDDWSANRNQWSRRQAELFIATQAALLTNNEEKALPPQELHNRISNLLQSNRSLAEAHFLSYLNYLRVKEFCGAIDSLYHCFDRSTLTDTKISSEDKSKVYRFAALNLAILHHHFGHKEEALASLREAIKSSQVANDNVCLQHALCWLYRLTPVNKEKLLEHSVAKSFELNLSYTASLGIQTFVQYACLISGHPHQIFETLTKGDLINCQHILRDLISNSYAVKSALWQFYGKTEMSSLWSQLLFYLNIDNGRSNDGKAVYGEGFCLAICNVANHLLMQGNYNLVNTVLNFAKDRFPNEPNSHIWMLCENLFIFVRALHHENWSEAEAAAQKILVVDKWEGYLRLAELYYYKQDYTEAHRFVDILINRFHSDNKYKLKIFYYVRAKILLAEIQFSSCYPDKVSPEIMTLLSNCLLDTDKHNLDYHSALIHLHIANIQLSLGMTSQALKILDRCLVQILAHGGNFDRARAVLLYVKCLVAHSAQLEATERREIILNAAQMLEKVKEDFRAVEAYSRVKDVLYLQAQLYNSVDLRSERNRCALEFRQLDEERTTKNYYTLVRFL, encoded by the exons ATGGAACGGTTAAAAATGCCCACAAACGTGGAAAGTCCACCTTGTAAAAAATCCAACGTTGAAGTAATGACTCCCCATAGACTAACCGTTGCAATTTTAATCCGTGATTATTGCTTATTTCGGGATTCAG ACCGGTTTAGCTGTGAAGATGATGGGGTGCTTAAGGCCAGATACAGACGAGACTTTTGcgttttaatattaaagttattgcaAAGTCCTGATCTTAGTTTAGAAGAGTTACGGAACATTTTAGTCTCAACTAAATATGAAGTGCACCAGAGCGTTATTGAGGCTTTTGATGAGACACTAGCCAGTTTATATACAAACGGAACAGGAACTATGCTTGATATTATTGATAGTTTTAACAGGATCATGACTTTCAATGAAAACATAGCGGCAGGAATAGAACCAAACTGTTTTGTAAGCAAGAGTAGCATTGttg GTTACTATTTACGAAGACTTATCGTAAACTTTGATAAACTCACTTTTTCGGAAGTTACGAGtgtttatttaacttttaaaaggTACTATGAAGATTGGCAAAAAAGTTTAACAACACGTGACCAGATTGCAATAGAAGTTAATAAAGTTATTTGTCCCGATGATTG GAGTGCTAACAGAAATCAGTGGTCAAGGCGTCAAGCTGAGTTATTTATAGCGACTCAAGCCGCCCTTTTAAccaataatgaagaaaaagcATTGCCACCTCAAGAACTTCACAATAGAATCTCCAATTTGCTCCAATCAAACCGATCTTTGGCAGAAGCT CACTTTTTGTCATACTTAAATTACTTAAGAGTGAAGGAATTTTGCGGCGCCATTGATAGTTTATATCACTGTTTCGACAGAAGCACTTTAACCGATACCAAAATCTCATCGGAGGATAAAAGTAAAGTTTACAGATTTGCGGCACTCAATCTAGCAATTTTGCACCACCATTTCGGCCACAA ggAAGAAGCTCTCGCCTCACTTAGAGAGGCAATAAAAAGCTCCCAAGTTGCAAACGACAACGTTTGCCTCCAACACGCCCTCTGTTGGCTCTACCGCCTGACCCCAGTcaacaaagaaaaattacTCGAACACTCTGTAGCCAAAAGTTTCGAACTCAACCTATCCTACACCGCATCACTCGGTATTCAAACTTTCGTCCAATACGCGTGTCTTATCTCAGGCCATCCGCACCAAATTTTCGAAACGTTAACAAAAGGCGATTTGATTAATTGCCAACACATTTTGCGCGATCTTATTTCGAACAGTTATGCGGTCAAATCAGCCCTTTGGCAGTTTTACGGCAAGACGGAAATGTCGTCACTTTGGAGCcagttattgttttatttaaatattgataatggACGTAGTAATGACGGGAAGGCGGTCTATGGTGAAGGTTTCTGTTTGGCGATTTGTAACGTGGCCAATCACCTTCTAATGCAAGGAAATTACAATTTGGTAAACACTGTGTTGAATTTTGCGAAAGATCGGTTTCCAAACGAGCCAAATTCGCACATTTGGATGTTGtgcgaaaatttatttattttcgtgCGAGCGTTACATCATGAAAATTGGAGCGAAGCTGAAGCTGCAGCTCAGAAAATTCTAGTCGTGGATAAGTGGGAGGGTTACTTGAGACTAGCTGAGTTGTACTACTACAAGCAGGATTACACTGAAGCGCACCGATTTGTtgatattttgataaatcGTTTTCACAGCGATAACAAAtacaaacttaaaattttctattacgTGAGGGCCAAAATTTTGCTCGCGGAAATCCAATTTTCCAGTTGTTATCCCGATAAAGTCTCACCGGAAATTATGACTCTTCTTAGCAATTGTCTCCTAGACACTGATAAACACAATTTGGATTATCATTCCGCTTTGATTCACTTGCACATTGCCAATATTCAGTTAAGTTTGGGAATGACTAGTCAGGCCCTAAAAATTTTGGACCGGTGTCTTGTTCAAATTCTGGCACATGGGGGCAATTTCGATAGAGCTAGGGCCGTTTTGTTGTACGTTAAATGTCTGGTGGCGCATTCTGCGCAACTTGAAGCCACTGAAAGACGGGAGATTATTTTAAACGCTGCGCAAATGTTGGAGAAAGTGAAGGAGGATTTTAGGGCTGTGGAGGCTTATTCCAGGGTCAAAGACGTGTTATATTTGCAG GCGCAACTTTACAATAGCGTTGATTTGCGGAGTGAGAGAAACAGATGCGCTTTGGAATTTCGGCAATTGGATGAAGAAAGAACaacgaaaaattattataccCTAGTtaggtttttgtaa